The Williamsia sp. DF01-3 genome has a window encoding:
- the acpM gene encoding meromycolate extension acyl carrier protein AcpM → MAAAQEEIIAGLAEIIEEVTGIEPSEVTVEKSFVDDLDIDSLSMVEIAVQTEDKYGVKIPDEDLAGLRTVGDAVSYIQKLESENSDAADAIRAKIEADKTTGE, encoded by the coding sequence GTGGCCGCCGCACAGGAAGAAATCATTGCCGGACTCGCTGAGATCATCGAGGAGGTCACCGGCATTGAGCCCTCTGAGGTGACTGTGGAGAAGTCGTTCGTCGACGACCTTGACATCGACTCGCTGTCGATGGTCGAGATCGCAGTGCAGACCGAAGACAAGTACGGCGTGAAGATCCCGGACGAGGATCTGGCCGGACTGCGCACCGTCGGTGACGCCGTGTCGTACATCCAGAAGCTCGAGTCCGAGAACTCCGACGCCGCTGACGCGATCCGCGCCAAGATCGAGGCCGACAAGACCACCGGTGAGTGA